One segment of Anopheles stephensi strain Indian chromosome 3, UCI_ANSTEP_V1.0, whole genome shotgun sequence DNA contains the following:
- the LOC118512142 gene encoding SAC3 domain-containing protein 1 isoform X2, whose product MNEFIRGTCEEMCPKAEIDLRIREKLVHFFETDPDAGRPGVPDRHRMVKEFSRSAADRRQPKPWEIRTPAMLLETIHYLLTIVLPDPRRPYYQRYEFIFDRMRAIRQEMVIQNLSAMETLPILEPIVRFLCYSAFRLCDAPIAEFDPKICSQHLQECLKKVLRCYEELDEASNRAADSNRFEMERLYLSFNIGSTEATQSAITRYGASEPKLRLHITTQLECHRGNYFAAMQNMLQFAPLEAAVASLKLPQFRRQILLQFSVAYQSRVQTVPLEWLESILHYEGRERTCLLNDCRHYNLQLVPRDSGQRSTDGNRNWAVKFEKATFDGQRSAIQPRKVPPIEDALEHCGNISRMLLDGFCG is encoded by the exons ATGAACGAATTCATCCGTGGAACATGCGAGGAAATGTGTCCCAAAGCGGAGATCGACTT GCGAATCCGCGAAAAGTTGGTGCATTTCTTCGAAACCGATCCCGATGCTGGGCGTCCGGGGGTGCCGGATCGGCATCGGATGGTCAAGGAGTTTTCCCGCTCAGCTGCCGACCGGCGACAGCCAAAGCCATGGGAAATACGCACTCCAGCCATGCTGCTAGAAACCATCCACTATCTGTTAACAAT CGTGCTGCCTGACCCCCGGCGTCCGTACTACCAGCGGTATGAATTTATTTTCGACCGGATGCGTGCCATCCGGCAGGAGATGGTCATACAGAATCTGTCCGCCATGGAAACGCTACCGATACTGGAACCGATCGTACGATTCCTCTGCTATAGCGCCTTCCGCCTTTGTGACGCTCCGATAGCAGAGTTCGATCCAAAAATATGCTCACAGCATTTACAGGAGTGTTTGAAAAAGGTCCTCCGCTGCTACGAAGAACTTGACGAAGCGTCCAATCGCGCCGCCGATTCAAATCGCTTTGAGATGGAACGTCTGTACCTATCCTTCAACATCGGTAGCACGGAAGCAACACAATCGGCCATTACACGATACGGTGCAAGTGAACCGAAGCTACGGCTTCACATTACTACCCAGCTGGAGTGCCACCGGGGGAACTATTTCGCTGCCATGCAAAACATGCTTCAGTTTGCCCCGCTAGAAGCTGCCGTCGCATCGTTAAAGCTTCCCCAGTTCCGGCGACAGATTCTGCTCCAGTTCTCCGTTGCCTACCAAAGCCGCGTGCAAACCGTACCGCTCGAATGGTTGGAAAGCATACTCCATTACGAGGGCCGCGAGCGCACGTGCCTGTTGAACGACTGCCGTCACTATAACCTTCAGCTAGTGCCGAGGGACAGCGGCCAGCGGTCCACCGACGGTAACCGTAACTGGGCGGTGAAATTCGAGAAGGCAACGTTCGATGGTCAACGAAGCGcg attcaACCACGCAAAGTTCCTCCAATCGAAGATGCATTAGAGCATTGTGGAAATATTTCGAGGATGTTGCTTGATGGGTTTTGCGGATAG
- the LOC118512134 gene encoding leucine-rich melanocyte differentiation-associated protein-like isoform X5 — protein MQAIGYNERDSSRSDDCDQNGERLSLAYERLSQIPRKIAEKFSRTTTILDLSYNEIKDLSFLTHFRQLNTLILDKNVQPDERTLPTLANLELLWLNHCDIINLQNWIYRIRECCPSLKYLSLMGNPGATSSFNGNSTLEHNDYRLFVISILPQLRYLDDSEVTAAQRTQAKTFKQTYNLNQGPYNIFETVGRRQQSVLLPVAPVPATETTPTPATVTTTMTRPAPKLATSQKKNRKRRSGGATQSENS, from the exons ATGCAAGCCATCGGTTACAATGAGCG TGACTCAAGCCGATCCGATGATTGTGATCAGAATGGAGAGCGGCTATCGTTGGCGTATGAACGATTGTCCCAGATCCCGCGCAAAATAGCCGAGAAGTTCTCCCGCACCACGACCATCTTGGACTTGAGTTACAACGAAATCAA AGATCTATCCTTCCTGACGCATTTCCGGCAGCTGAACACGCTCATACTGGACAAGAACGTACAGCCGGACGAGCGGACATTGCCCACGCTTGCCAACCTGGAGCTGCTATGGCTCAACCACTGTGATATCATTAACCTGCAGAACTGGATCTACCGCATCCGAGAATGTTGTCCATCGCTAAAGTACCTGTCGCTGATGGGTAACCCGGGTGCGACCTCCTCCTTCAACGGTAACTCTACCCTGGAACACAACGACTATCGGCTGTTCGTGATCAGTATTTTGCCACAGTTGCGCTATCTGGACGATAGCGAAGTAACGGCAGCTCAGCGCACGCAGGCGAAAACCTTCAAACAGACGTATAACCTAAACCAGGGACCGTACAACATCTTCGAGACTGTAGGACGCCGCCAGCAGTCGGTACTTCTGCCAGTCGCTCCAGTTCCCGCAACGGAAACCACTCCCACTCCTGCAACGGTGACAACAACGATGACTAGGCCAGCGCCGAAGTTGGCCACTTCACAGAAGAAAAACCGGAAGCGTCGGAGCGGTGGCGCAACACAGTCGGAAAATTCCTAA
- the LOC118512142 gene encoding uncharacterized protein LOC118512142 isoform X3 — protein MKYLKNIANPRKVGAFLRNRSRCWASGGAGSASDGQGVFPLSCRPATAKAMGNTHSSHAARNHPLSVNNVLRIVLPDPRRPYYQRYEFIFDRMRAIRQEMVIQNLSAMETLPILEPIVRFLCYSAFRLCDAPIAEFDPKICSQHLQECLKKVLRCYEELDEASNRAADSNRFEMERLYLSFNIGSTEATQSAITRYGASEPKLRLHITTQLECHRGNYFAAMQNMLQFAPLEAAVASLKLPQFRRQILLQFSVAYQSRVQTVPLEWLESILHYEGRERTCLLNDCRHYNLQLVPRDSGQRSTDGNRNWAVKFEKATFDGQRSAIQPRKVPPIEDALEHCGNISRMLLDGFCG, from the exons ATGAAATACCTGAAAAATATA GCGAATCCGCGAAAAGTTGGTGCATTTCTTCGAAACCGATCCCGATGCTGGGCGTCCGGGGGTGCCGGATCGGCATCGGATGGTCAAGGAGTTTTCCCGCTCAGCTGCCGACCGGCGACAGCCAAAGCCATGGGAAATACGCACTCCAGCCATGCTGCTAGAAACCATCCACTATCTGTTAACAATGTATTACGAAT CGTGCTGCCTGACCCCCGGCGTCCGTACTACCAGCGGTATGAATTTATTTTCGACCGGATGCGTGCCATCCGGCAGGAGATGGTCATACAGAATCTGTCCGCCATGGAAACGCTACCGATACTGGAACCGATCGTACGATTCCTCTGCTATAGCGCCTTCCGCCTTTGTGACGCTCCGATAGCAGAGTTCGATCCAAAAATATGCTCACAGCATTTACAGGAGTGTTTGAAAAAGGTCCTCCGCTGCTACGAAGAACTTGACGAAGCGTCCAATCGCGCCGCCGATTCAAATCGCTTTGAGATGGAACGTCTGTACCTATCCTTCAACATCGGTAGCACGGAAGCAACACAATCGGCCATTACACGATACGGTGCAAGTGAACCGAAGCTACGGCTTCACATTACTACCCAGCTGGAGTGCCACCGGGGGAACTATTTCGCTGCCATGCAAAACATGCTTCAGTTTGCCCCGCTAGAAGCTGCCGTCGCATCGTTAAAGCTTCCCCAGTTCCGGCGACAGATTCTGCTCCAGTTCTCCGTTGCCTACCAAAGCCGCGTGCAAACCGTACCGCTCGAATGGTTGGAAAGCATACTCCATTACGAGGGCCGCGAGCGCACGTGCCTGTTGAACGACTGCCGTCACTATAACCTTCAGCTAGTGCCGAGGGACAGCGGCCAGCGGTCCACCGACGGTAACCGTAACTGGGCGGTGAAATTCGAGAAGGCAACGTTCGATGGTCAACGAAGCGcg attcaACCACGCAAAGTTCCTCCAATCGAAGATGCATTAGAGCATTGTGGAAATATTTCGAGGATGTTGCTTGATGGGTTTTGCGGATAG
- the LOC118512134 gene encoding leucine-rich melanocyte differentiation-associated protein-like isoform X3, which yields MDEDDELYLSYDWSSDAMSIKSAGSDSSRSDDCDQNGERLSLAYERLSQIPRKIAEKFSRTTTILDLSYNEIKDLSFLTHFRQLNTLILDKNVQPDERTLPTLANLELLWLNHCDIINLQNWIYRIRECCPSLKYLSLMGNPGATSSFNGNSTLEHNDYRLFVISILPQLRYLDDSEVTAAQRTQAKTFKQTYNLNQGPYNIFETVGRRQQSVLLPVAPVPATETTPTPATVTTTMTRPAPKLATSQKKNRKRRSGGATQSENS from the exons ATGGACGAGGACGATGAGCTGTATCTGAGCTATGACTGGTCATCAGACGCGATGTCGATCAAAAGCGCCGGAAG TGACTCAAGCCGATCCGATGATTGTGATCAGAATGGAGAGCGGCTATCGTTGGCGTATGAACGATTGTCCCAGATCCCGCGCAAAATAGCCGAGAAGTTCTCCCGCACCACGACCATCTTGGACTTGAGTTACAACGAAATCAA AGATCTATCCTTCCTGACGCATTTCCGGCAGCTGAACACGCTCATACTGGACAAGAACGTACAGCCGGACGAGCGGACATTGCCCACGCTTGCCAACCTGGAGCTGCTATGGCTCAACCACTGTGATATCATTAACCTGCAGAACTGGATCTACCGCATCCGAGAATGTTGTCCATCGCTAAAGTACCTGTCGCTGATGGGTAACCCGGGTGCGACCTCCTCCTTCAACGGTAACTCTACCCTGGAACACAACGACTATCGGCTGTTCGTGATCAGTATTTTGCCACAGTTGCGCTATCTGGACGATAGCGAAGTAACGGCAGCTCAGCGCACGCAGGCGAAAACCTTCAAACAGACGTATAACCTAAACCAGGGACCGTACAACATCTTCGAGACTGTAGGACGCCGCCAGCAGTCGGTACTTCTGCCAGTCGCTCCAGTTCCCGCAACGGAAACCACTCCCACTCCTGCAACGGTGACAACAACGATGACTAGGCCAGCGCCGAAGTTGGCCACTTCACAGAAGAAAAACCGGAAGCGTCGGAGCGGTGGCGCAACACAGTCGGAAAATTCCTAA
- the LOC118512134 gene encoding leucine-rich melanocyte differentiation-associated protein-like isoform X1, whose product MQAIGYNERFFVDNYSTMDEDDELYLSYDWSSDAMSIKSAGSDSSRSDDCDQNGERLSLAYERLSQIPRKIAEKFSRTTTILDLSYNEIKDLSFLTHFRQLNTLILDKNVQPDERTLPTLANLELLWLNHCDIINLQNWIYRIRECCPSLKYLSLMGNPGATSSFNGNSTLEHNDYRLFVISILPQLRYLDDSEVTAAQRTQAKTFKQTYNLNQGPYNIFETVGRRQQSVLLPVAPVPATETTPTPATVTTTMTRPAPKLATSQKKNRKRRSGGATQSENS is encoded by the exons ATGCAAGCCATCGGTTACAATGAGCG ATTTTTCGTCGACAATTATTCCACTATGGACGAGGACGATGAGCTGTATCTGAGCTATGACTGGTCATCAGACGCGATGTCGATCAAAAGCGCCGGAAG TGACTCAAGCCGATCCGATGATTGTGATCAGAATGGAGAGCGGCTATCGTTGGCGTATGAACGATTGTCCCAGATCCCGCGCAAAATAGCCGAGAAGTTCTCCCGCACCACGACCATCTTGGACTTGAGTTACAACGAAATCAA AGATCTATCCTTCCTGACGCATTTCCGGCAGCTGAACACGCTCATACTGGACAAGAACGTACAGCCGGACGAGCGGACATTGCCCACGCTTGCCAACCTGGAGCTGCTATGGCTCAACCACTGTGATATCATTAACCTGCAGAACTGGATCTACCGCATCCGAGAATGTTGTCCATCGCTAAAGTACCTGTCGCTGATGGGTAACCCGGGTGCGACCTCCTCCTTCAACGGTAACTCTACCCTGGAACACAACGACTATCGGCTGTTCGTGATCAGTATTTTGCCACAGTTGCGCTATCTGGACGATAGCGAAGTAACGGCAGCTCAGCGCACGCAGGCGAAAACCTTCAAACAGACGTATAACCTAAACCAGGGACCGTACAACATCTTCGAGACTGTAGGACGCCGCCAGCAGTCGGTACTTCTGCCAGTCGCTCCAGTTCCCGCAACGGAAACCACTCCCACTCCTGCAACGGTGACAACAACGATGACTAGGCCAGCGCCGAAGTTGGCCACTTCACAGAAGAAAAACCGGAAGCGTCGGAGCGGTGGCGCAACACAGTCGGAAAATTCCTAA
- the LOC118512134 gene encoding leucine-rich melanocyte differentiation-associated protein-like isoform X2, translated as MIFFVDNYSTMDEDDELYLSYDWSSDAMSIKSAGSDSSRSDDCDQNGERLSLAYERLSQIPRKIAEKFSRTTTILDLSYNEIKDLSFLTHFRQLNTLILDKNVQPDERTLPTLANLELLWLNHCDIINLQNWIYRIRECCPSLKYLSLMGNPGATSSFNGNSTLEHNDYRLFVISILPQLRYLDDSEVTAAQRTQAKTFKQTYNLNQGPYNIFETVGRRQQSVLLPVAPVPATETTPTPATVTTTMTRPAPKLATSQKKNRKRRSGGATQSENS; from the exons ATGAT ATTTTTCGTCGACAATTATTCCACTATGGACGAGGACGATGAGCTGTATCTGAGCTATGACTGGTCATCAGACGCGATGTCGATCAAAAGCGCCGGAAG TGACTCAAGCCGATCCGATGATTGTGATCAGAATGGAGAGCGGCTATCGTTGGCGTATGAACGATTGTCCCAGATCCCGCGCAAAATAGCCGAGAAGTTCTCCCGCACCACGACCATCTTGGACTTGAGTTACAACGAAATCAA AGATCTATCCTTCCTGACGCATTTCCGGCAGCTGAACACGCTCATACTGGACAAGAACGTACAGCCGGACGAGCGGACATTGCCCACGCTTGCCAACCTGGAGCTGCTATGGCTCAACCACTGTGATATCATTAACCTGCAGAACTGGATCTACCGCATCCGAGAATGTTGTCCATCGCTAAAGTACCTGTCGCTGATGGGTAACCCGGGTGCGACCTCCTCCTTCAACGGTAACTCTACCCTGGAACACAACGACTATCGGCTGTTCGTGATCAGTATTTTGCCACAGTTGCGCTATCTGGACGATAGCGAAGTAACGGCAGCTCAGCGCACGCAGGCGAAAACCTTCAAACAGACGTATAACCTAAACCAGGGACCGTACAACATCTTCGAGACTGTAGGACGCCGCCAGCAGTCGGTACTTCTGCCAGTCGCTCCAGTTCCCGCAACGGAAACCACTCCCACTCCTGCAACGGTGACAACAACGATGACTAGGCCAGCGCCGAAGTTGGCCACTTCACAGAAGAAAAACCGGAAGCGTCGGAGCGGTGGCGCAACACAGTCGGAAAATTCCTAA
- the LOC118512134 gene encoding leucine-rich melanocyte differentiation-associated protein-like isoform X4: MVLIGTSQITQITRKRHSTFFVDNYSTMDEDDELYLSYDWSSDAMSIKSAGSDSSRSDDCDQNGERLSLAYERLSQIPRKIAEKFSRTTTILDLSYNEIKDLSFLTHFRQLNTLILDKNVQPDERTLPTLANLELLWLNHCDIINLQNWIYRIRECCPSLKYLSLMGNPGATSSFNGNSTLEHNDYRLFVISILPQLRYLDDSEVTAAQRTQAKTFKQTYNLNQGPYNIFETVGRRQQSVLLPVAPVPATETTPTPATVTTTMTRPAPKLATSQKKNRKRRSGGATQSENS, encoded by the exons ATGGTTCTAATCGGTACATCCCAAATTACTCAGATTACAAGGAAACGCCACAGCAC ATTTTTCGTCGACAATTATTCCACTATGGACGAGGACGATGAGCTGTATCTGAGCTATGACTGGTCATCAGACGCGATGTCGATCAAAAGCGCCGGAAG TGACTCAAGCCGATCCGATGATTGTGATCAGAATGGAGAGCGGCTATCGTTGGCGTATGAACGATTGTCCCAGATCCCGCGCAAAATAGCCGAGAAGTTCTCCCGCACCACGACCATCTTGGACTTGAGTTACAACGAAATCAA AGATCTATCCTTCCTGACGCATTTCCGGCAGCTGAACACGCTCATACTGGACAAGAACGTACAGCCGGACGAGCGGACATTGCCCACGCTTGCCAACCTGGAGCTGCTATGGCTCAACCACTGTGATATCATTAACCTGCAGAACTGGATCTACCGCATCCGAGAATGTTGTCCATCGCTAAAGTACCTGTCGCTGATGGGTAACCCGGGTGCGACCTCCTCCTTCAACGGTAACTCTACCCTGGAACACAACGACTATCGGCTGTTCGTGATCAGTATTTTGCCACAGTTGCGCTATCTGGACGATAGCGAAGTAACGGCAGCTCAGCGCACGCAGGCGAAAACCTTCAAACAGACGTATAACCTAAACCAGGGACCGTACAACATCTTCGAGACTGTAGGACGCCGCCAGCAGTCGGTACTTCTGCCAGTCGCTCCAGTTCCCGCAACGGAAACCACTCCCACTCCTGCAACGGTGACAACAACGATGACTAGGCCAGCGCCGAAGTTGGCCACTTCACAGAAGAAAAACCGGAAGCGTCGGAGCGGTGGCGCAACACAGTCGGAAAATTCCTAA
- the LOC118512142 gene encoding germinal-center associated nuclear protein isoform X4 translates to MVKEFSRSAADRRQPKPWEIRTPAMLLETIHYLLTIVLPDPRRPYYQRYEFIFDRMRAIRQEMVIQNLSAMETLPILEPIVRFLCYSAFRLCDAPIAEFDPKICSQHLQECLKKVLRCYEELDEASNRAADSNRFEMERLYLSFNIGSTEATQSAITRYGASEPKLRLHITTQLECHRGNYFAAMQNMLQFAPLEAAVASLKLPQFRRQILLQFSVAYQSRVQTVPLEWLESILHYEGRERTCLLNDCRHYNLQLVPRDSGQRSTDGNRNWAVKFEKATFDGQRSAIQPRKVPPIEDALEHCGNISRMLLDGFCG, encoded by the exons ATGGTCAAGGAGTTTTCCCGCTCAGCTGCCGACCGGCGACAGCCAAAGCCATGGGAAATACGCACTCCAGCCATGCTGCTAGAAACCATCCACTATCTGTTAACAAT CGTGCTGCCTGACCCCCGGCGTCCGTACTACCAGCGGTATGAATTTATTTTCGACCGGATGCGTGCCATCCGGCAGGAGATGGTCATACAGAATCTGTCCGCCATGGAAACGCTACCGATACTGGAACCGATCGTACGATTCCTCTGCTATAGCGCCTTCCGCCTTTGTGACGCTCCGATAGCAGAGTTCGATCCAAAAATATGCTCACAGCATTTACAGGAGTGTTTGAAAAAGGTCCTCCGCTGCTACGAAGAACTTGACGAAGCGTCCAATCGCGCCGCCGATTCAAATCGCTTTGAGATGGAACGTCTGTACCTATCCTTCAACATCGGTAGCACGGAAGCAACACAATCGGCCATTACACGATACGGTGCAAGTGAACCGAAGCTACGGCTTCACATTACTACCCAGCTGGAGTGCCACCGGGGGAACTATTTCGCTGCCATGCAAAACATGCTTCAGTTTGCCCCGCTAGAAGCTGCCGTCGCATCGTTAAAGCTTCCCCAGTTCCGGCGACAGATTCTGCTCCAGTTCTCCGTTGCCTACCAAAGCCGCGTGCAAACCGTACCGCTCGAATGGTTGGAAAGCATACTCCATTACGAGGGCCGCGAGCGCACGTGCCTGTTGAACGACTGCCGTCACTATAACCTTCAGCTAGTGCCGAGGGACAGCGGCCAGCGGTCCACCGACGGTAACCGTAACTGGGCGGTGAAATTCGAGAAGGCAACGTTCGATGGTCAACGAAGCGcg attcaACCACGCAAAGTTCCTCCAATCGAAGATGCATTAGAGCATTGTGGAAATATTTCGAGGATGTTGCTTGATGGGTTTTGCGGATAG
- the LOC118512142 gene encoding uncharacterized protein LOC118512142 isoform X1 — MNEFIRGTCEEMCPKAEIDLSANPRKVGAFLRNRSRCWASGGAGSASDGQGVFPLSCRPATAKAMGNTHSSHAARNHPLSVNNVLRIVLPDPRRPYYQRYEFIFDRMRAIRQEMVIQNLSAMETLPILEPIVRFLCYSAFRLCDAPIAEFDPKICSQHLQECLKKVLRCYEELDEASNRAADSNRFEMERLYLSFNIGSTEATQSAITRYGASEPKLRLHITTQLECHRGNYFAAMQNMLQFAPLEAAVASLKLPQFRRQILLQFSVAYQSRVQTVPLEWLESILHYEGRERTCLLNDCRHYNLQLVPRDSGQRSTDGNRNWAVKFEKATFDGQRSAIQPRKVPPIEDALEHCGNISRMLLDGFCG; from the exons ATGAACGAATTCATCCGTGGAACATGCGAGGAAATGTGTCCCAAAGCGGAGATCGACTTGTCG GCGAATCCGCGAAAAGTTGGTGCATTTCTTCGAAACCGATCCCGATGCTGGGCGTCCGGGGGTGCCGGATCGGCATCGGATGGTCAAGGAGTTTTCCCGCTCAGCTGCCGACCGGCGACAGCCAAAGCCATGGGAAATACGCACTCCAGCCATGCTGCTAGAAACCATCCACTATCTGTTAACAATGTATTACGAAT CGTGCTGCCTGACCCCCGGCGTCCGTACTACCAGCGGTATGAATTTATTTTCGACCGGATGCGTGCCATCCGGCAGGAGATGGTCATACAGAATCTGTCCGCCATGGAAACGCTACCGATACTGGAACCGATCGTACGATTCCTCTGCTATAGCGCCTTCCGCCTTTGTGACGCTCCGATAGCAGAGTTCGATCCAAAAATATGCTCACAGCATTTACAGGAGTGTTTGAAAAAGGTCCTCCGCTGCTACGAAGAACTTGACGAAGCGTCCAATCGCGCCGCCGATTCAAATCGCTTTGAGATGGAACGTCTGTACCTATCCTTCAACATCGGTAGCACGGAAGCAACACAATCGGCCATTACACGATACGGTGCAAGTGAACCGAAGCTACGGCTTCACATTACTACCCAGCTGGAGTGCCACCGGGGGAACTATTTCGCTGCCATGCAAAACATGCTTCAGTTTGCCCCGCTAGAAGCTGCCGTCGCATCGTTAAAGCTTCCCCAGTTCCGGCGACAGATTCTGCTCCAGTTCTCCGTTGCCTACCAAAGCCGCGTGCAAACCGTACCGCTCGAATGGTTGGAAAGCATACTCCATTACGAGGGCCGCGAGCGCACGTGCCTGTTGAACGACTGCCGTCACTATAACCTTCAGCTAGTGCCGAGGGACAGCGGCCAGCGGTCCACCGACGGTAACCGTAACTGGGCGGTGAAATTCGAGAAGGCAACGTTCGATGGTCAACGAAGCGcg attcaACCACGCAAAGTTCCTCCAATCGAAGATGCATTAGAGCATTGTGGAAATATTTCGAGGATGTTGCTTGATGGGTTTTGCGGATAG
- the LOC118512136 gene encoding uncharacterized protein LOC118512136, with amino-acid sequence MTISAIPPPEPVWCLDRRDSGHLFWRRESSKVKFRYDVEVLEFTKDPYEDQLLITDSELNRTKQQQAGAVSNMIVVCVTCVAAIAVTVVLPWFLIGSA; translated from the exons ATGACTATCTCAG CTATTCCACCGCCAGAACCCGTCTGGTGTTTGGACCGGCGGGACTCGGGCCATCTGTTCTGGCGCCGGGAGTCGTCGAAGGTGAAGTTCCGGTACGATGTGGAGGTACTGGAATTCACCAAAGACCCGTACGAAGATCAGCTGCTGATCACGGACAGTGAGCTGAATCGCACGAAACAACAGCAGGCCGGGGCCGTATCGAACATGATCGTCGTTTGTGTGACCTGTGTGGCGGCCATTGCCGTTACGGTGGTGTTACCGTGGTTCCTGATCGGATCGGCCTAA